One genomic region from Rosa rugosa chromosome 1, drRosRugo1.1, whole genome shotgun sequence encodes:
- the LOC133726394 gene encoding zinc-finger homeodomain protein 9-like: MDIAPSITTTTTTTSTKSPEADSDTPTRIQPAKPISFSNGVLKRHHPAHHNSSIPVTPVVVTYKECLKNHAASLGGHALDGCGEFMPSPTATPTDPTSLKCAACGCHRNFHRREPEDNIPAVAPATHVIEYQPHHRHHPPPPLIGNRSPNSASPPPISSSYYPSAPHMLLALSTGISDNPNNHHGGQIVSPGGSNARKRFRTKFSQEQKDKMFQFAERVGWKMQKRDEDIVHEFCNEIGVDKGVLKVWMHNNKNSFAKRDGSGGAGNGINTTAAARLPNSTLDQIHNNMNGNNNNTSNEEDEDDDHPNNNNNTNGGESLSNIPNPIHHHYQLGGDHPHGVTNGGSSSSS, translated from the coding sequence ATGGATATAGCGCCTTCCATCACCACCACGACCACCACCACCAGCACCAAATCCCCCGAAGCCGACAGCGACACTCCGACCCGGATCCAGCCCGCCAAGCCCATCTCCTTCAGCAACGGGGTCCTCAAGCGCCACCACCCCGCCCACCACAACAGCAGCATCCCTGTCACTCCCGTCGTAGTCACCTACAAAGAATGCCTCAAGAACCACGCCGCCAGCTTGGGCGGCCACGCCCTCGACGGTTGCGGCGAGTTCATGCCTTCCCCCACCGCCACCCCAACGGACCCCACCTCGCTAAAATGCGCCGCCTGCGGATGCCACCGCAATTTCCACCGCCGTGAGCCGGAGGACAATATTCCGGCAGTCGCTCCCGCAACTCATGTCATCGAGTACCAGCcccaccaccgccaccacccGCCGCCGCCACTCATCGGGAACAGGAGCCCCAATTCAGCTTCCCCGCCGCCGATCTCCTCCTCCTACTACCCTTCAGCTCCCCACATGCTGCTCGCTCTCTCCACCGGGATTTCTGACAACCCGAACAACCACCACGGCGGCCAAATTGTGTCCCCCGGCGGGTCTAATGCGAGGAAGCGGTTCCGGACCAAGTTCAGCCAGGAGCAGAAGGACAAGATGTTCCAGTTTGCGGAGAGAGTTGGGTGGAAGATGCAGAAGCGCGACGAGGACATCGTCCATGAGTTCTGCAACGAAATCGGAGTCGATAAAGGAGTTCTCAAGGTGTGGATGCACAACAACAAGAACAGCTTCGCCAAGCGCGACGGCAGCGGTGGCGCTGGTAATGGCATTAACACAACCGCCGCAGCGAGACTTCCCAACAGTACTTTGGACCAAATCCACAACAACATGAACGGTAACAACAATAACACCAGCAACGAAGAGGACGAGGACGACGATCatcccaacaacaacaacaacaccaacgGTGGTGAGAGTCTGAGCAACATTCCGAACCCGATTCACCATCACTACCAGCTTGGCGGCGATCACCCGCACGGTGTCACTAACGGTGGGTCGTCATCTTCTTCTTGA